CTGCTCTCTTGAAAAGGAGTGTCCGGTACACGACGCATGCACTCGTGTCCTTCGATCCATATCTGCACAAAGGACCTCCCACTGTTGGGAAAGCATCTGTAGAACCTTTCGACTTCTTCTTGGGGGAGGTCCGGTGGCCACAGTCTGAAGCGCATGGACGTGtacttctgcagggctgtcgctTTGCTTGGTTCGCTGAACCAGGACGTTTTCACCTTCCTCGTGACTTGTCGCACGACGCTCTCCAGGCCAGTGTTGACAAGAAGGCGGTCGCGATATGTCAGACGTGAAGTGGAGTACAAGTAAGCTAGGAGCGGCCTGTAGACGTCTTCGACGTACATAGCGCAGTAGAGTGGAATGTAACGTGCAGCGTGGACTTCACCCCAAAGGGCTATCTCCAAGGGCGCTTTGTCCAACACGACGATGTGGGTCTGAACGAACTCCCAAGACATTTGACGGAGCAAGACTTCATCGTCGTACTTTGTGAATAGTTCACCGATTGCCTCAAGATAGTAGTGGTCTTCGACAAACGCTTCGTCTTCGCTAGTGAATGAGAATCGTTCGTTAGCGTGAGAGTTGAGCTGGTCCAACCACAGTGACGAATTCAGTCTTCCCGTGTAATCGCCGATGCGAGAGAGTGGAATGAGAAGCGGCACCTTCGTTTTCCGTTTCATGGCGTCgagcaggagattcacaaccatCGTCTGTAGCGAGCAGCTTTCGAAGATGTCTTTTTCCGTGAGAGGGATGGTTTGGTTTCCGTAGAGCGCCTTGAAATGCATCTTCCAGTAATCCATGTAAGCGTTGTGCTTTAGCACGTGAAAATGGTTTCTGGCGAAGAAGGCGAGTGTATCTTCGCTTCCCGGTGTTATCAGCAACCTCTTTCTGCGACGCTTCTCCGTCTGCGAATCGTTACCCGCATCCACTCTGAGCGTGAGCCAGAAGGTGTCGTGCCAATTCAAGGCTAAGTCGATCAGCACACCCAGCGCGCTGGGCACTACAGGCGGCTGCTCCGGCCACGAAAGGTTGAGCTCAGATAGAAATCCACGAAAGCGCTTGACATCGGAAAAGTCCGTCGAACGATCTGCCACACACGCCTCGAACAGCGCCTGTGGCTTCTTTCCCACGTCGCTGGTGCTCGCTGCTTGATCTAAAAATTCTGCGAAGGACCGTATCCACTTGATCATGATCTCGGCCATCGCTGTACTGGCGATCTGGTCGTACCCGTAAGGGGGCTGCCACGAGGAACAGACGTGTGTGTAAAAGTCATTGCAGGGGTCCACGGAAAGATTGCGGCGGAAGTCTAAGTACAAGGCATATTCGCGGCAATCATCCGTGAGACAGagcagtgctttctcgctgccgGCGCGCACTTTGTCTCGCGAGAAGAACCAGGCTATGGTGAGCAGCAGGCCAAGGACAACGACGAAGACGAACAGGAAAACCCTCTTCTTCAGCCTTAAGTTATCCAGAAGACAGAGTCTTTCTTAGAAAATGGACAAGGCTTGTCACCCTGCAGAGATGAAAATTATCGACTAAGGTTACGTGGCGAATATAGCTGTGACAACTCTCTTTAGAAAAACCGCCGCAACAAATTTGCCTACAACGAAAGAGTTTAGGCGTCTCGAGGACTGATTTATTAATTGAACACGGAGGTACACTCGcgttcaatatgacttgcaagacgggagcgcgtggcctagCTCACGAGCTGAAAGTTCACCCATGGACTACACTAGGTCTTAACTTACTTGGGTGATCCCAAATTAGAAAGTATAATTTGGTCGTAGAAACTAAGGCAAGTTGTGCCATGCGCTATTTTTGAGCTCGTGACGCCACGCGCTTCCGTGCTGTAAgacatattgagcgcgactgtatagCGGCGCCGCCACTACTATGCCACTCTGTTTCGGATTGCAGAAGCGACCGTTGACTAAACACCAAGGACTGTTCGGCACATTGTAGGCCCGAATTTCACAGTgtacatcaggcccgtagccaggtgccgggaagggggggggggggagggaggggggctaGCTCCCTTCCCCCCGATGGTGTTGCAAtaccgaaaataatgaaaataggtgcttttctAAATTAGACAACGCCttcatcaagtgccccccccccccccctccttccggaaaaaaaaattcctgcctacgggcctggTGTACATATGTAGCTACGGTGCCCCCCATTTCAACGAAGAGACTACTAGCGAGCCGAACGGCCGAACACGCTTTTCAGTTAGAGGGAATGATATTATCTTTTCGCCGGCTTTTCTTCTTATCTAACCGCACGTACTACCTTGCACGGCGAACTTGAGATGTGTATGTAGTGGAGAATAGTAATATGATTAGGCTTACAGTAATCGGAGGTCATTCAACACACACTGTCACTAACAACTACGAAAAATGTCGATGTCGATGTCTAAATACACCCCCTTTCAAAGAAGGTGGCGGAAAATATTGGCCTAGCCTGTTTGTTCTGCATACTTTCACCATATcgccatattgcttttttagcgcaaaaaacgacaccacaacaaagaagacggaacacagcgctactctcaactgacatggtttattgcgtcactctactctttatagcagccagataccggtaggacatgcgccgtgcccTCGCCCTCGGGCAGGTGGCTTTGTCCTCCAAAAATCAAGGCCTTGCTTTTTTGTGTCAAATGGTCAGTGATGCGTATCATGACATGTCTCGACAATGTACATATCGGAATGGTACTGATGTCAGTAGCTCTATTGAGTACACGCGCCTACAGTACTAGTCGACTTCAACTCGGCAATTGCAATACGTGTACAAAAGCATGCAATCAATTAAGAAGTTGATAACAACTCTGACTTAATAccggccgtgctgaacgttaccGTGAATGTTATGCAGTTTCTCAAATAGAATTATTCAAACTCTGAAGGCACGTCATAGCGGGTTCGGGGCCCGGCCTACTACGGTTAGGAAGCCTATGGTCTCAAACAACAAATTCGAAAATTGTCTTCCCACCCGCAGTTCCGCCTCCTGCGGCCAGCCGTTCTACATTTAGGCATGTAGTTAGCAGGCACTGCACAGATAACAACTCGTAAAGACAAGCAGGCAAGAGCGTCGTCTTGTCTATACCTTTGTTCATTtcaaagaacgaaagaagaagaattgttcgaggggctcgttttttttttgttacacatAACCTAATGAATCCgtcagacaattaagccaaggaaagcgtagaaAACATTATCTAATATTTTAAACAGTAGTGctgtaattatgacataaatggaagtGAACTAGCGTAGTCGAAGAAACACCTTTGCCGTCAGTGGGTCCCTAACGCACGCCCTTCGAATTACGCACAAGTAATGTTGTGCAGTATGTAATGCAACATGGTGGTCCTTGGAAATATCACCATATTGTTAACAAGAACCCAACCGATTTCGCATTGAGTAGTCGTCGGTTTTTACTTTTATGCATTCAAGCGAGAGCCAATCGGTTCCTGTCCCCGTCACTTAGTAGCGCGAAAAGATGTCCCAGCGTTCAGTTCAAGAGAAGCCTGCGCCCTGACGCTGAATTGACGTTAGTGTTCCTGGAAACTGACCAAACTGTGACACCACAGTGGTTCTTGTCTCTACATTCGTCTATCCTGCGCGTTTCCCACAACGCTGAGCTGTGTACTTACCCAGGAGCTCGGACTCATCTGCGGACTGAAGTAAGTCCGCCCCCGTTCCAGAGGCGCGCGTTGCCGCTGCGGTGACGCTCGCCAAAAGTACGGCTTCGGAGGGCGCTGGTCCAACTTTTGTCCTGGATAACTACCTTCGGATAGCCACCTCGAGTTCGTCGTGCGCAAGTTCGATGGTGCCCCTTCTTGGGCTCCAAAGGCATTTCGCGCCACTCCGCGTCTAGTAGAGGCAATTGTATTGGTTTTCTTCGCCAGCGGAAGAGCGTGATCAGAGTGCCATTTCTCCCATGGCTCAGAAGTCTTTCCGGCCGTCTGCGTGAGGGGAACGTTGGTGGGTGAATGCGAGCGTCTATCGGGCGATCGGGACAATGCACGCGATCCCGTTGAGCAGTAAATGTTCGCCGGATGTTTCGCAGCAAGTGATGAGTTTTCTTGCTTACTGGATGGCGAGCTACATGCGGTGTTACGAGGAGTCAGATGACTACGCATCACTGGCGGCGGCGAACGGCTTTTGATTGCTCTTTTCGTTTTCTCGACGGTGGTGTTCTCATGGATCCTGTCATGGACAGCCGATGTGGGCTCTTTCGGCAGCTGAGGCTGAACGACGTGATTCTTCAAAGGGCGGCTCGACAACAGTGATGCGGCCTCTCTCGAGCGTGACTTGTCGTGGTTAAGACTACGTTCCGTGGATTGGGACATACATTGGGTCGGGATGTCAAACGTCTCGGAGGCCGAGCATCTTGGCTCCTGCGGTTCTTTCCGGAACGAAGTGTCGGGCGGTGCTCCAGACGCTCCGCGGTTGCGCTCTCTGCTGGTTTCCTGACGACCACGGGCGTGGCCGACGCTCGAAAAGTCTGTACGATTATCGTCCGTCATCTTCGATGCGAAGTTCTCTTGTTATGCGATCCTGCTTCCCGGTTTGTTGCTGTTTCTGTGGCGTTTGCTTGGAAGGCGTTGGACGTAGCGGTTCTGAAGGAGCGGATGTGGCGTCGGTTCGTTGGTATTCGTGCGGCTTCTCGTTgggcccttcttcttcttcttatcttCAGCCAGTGACTCAATACCCAATACAGGGATTGACCGAGTGGTCAGTGGAATTTTCTGTCAAGTTCTTTAGAGTAACACTAGTCTGCAAAAGGTAAATAGTATGTTAAATTGAATTGCGTAGCATCAGGCACGTCGGTTGTCATTAATTAAAGTGGTGCCCCGGCTACGGATAGCATACCAAAATCGCTGCTACAGTGGAGAGTATTCTAATATAATGTTTACCACCTTGATTATAAGTGGGCAAATTGTAATCATGACTCAGGGGACggattgcaactcatgattacaaaattggacaaggaaagcagaacggttggtctgaaaattaatatgcagaaaactaaagtaacgtACGACAGTCTcggaccgcggagccgaaccatgagactgaagacACTAGGAGAATAATAATgtggtggagcacattcggcaggcattctcaaatcatgaatggtagtttaccactgtccctcaagaggaaggcatataatagctgcatcttgccggcacttacctacggagtagaaacctggagacttacaagaaGGCTCAACACAAATTGAGGACGACGTAGGCAAGCAAtgaaaaaggaaaatgataggtgtaactcatactactgaaacggcgccacaagggaagacgaatgcacaTGACAAAAAAGGAGGACACGAAAACACAAGCGccgtgataggtgtaaccttaagggacaagaagaaaaaatggacatgggcagggcatgtagtgcgtaggcaagataaccgctggtccttaagagtaactgactggattccaagagaaagcaAATGTgcgaggggagacagaaagttaggtgggcagatgagattaagaagttcgcgggtgCAATGTGGTCGCTGTAAGCACAGGAGCAGGTTTCCTGGTGGAACATGGCAGAGACCTTTGCATTGCAGTAGGCGCAgtcgggctgatgatgatgattacaagTGGACTACTGAATGATAAAATTGATGCAGAGATATGTTGAAAAACGGGCTACCATCCAGCCCAGAATTGCACAGCGTTGTGTATCTTCACATTTGAAGAAAAAGCCTCAGGGCAATCATAAaacggccataggcgtgcgcacgggggaggaggggcagggggagggggggagggcggcCTTCGCGCTATTCACCTAAGAACGggacgcaaagtctgccccatatacctttactcagtcgagCTTGTCCCGTCTTTGCTTGAAGAGTAGGGTCATGGCCACGAATGTTCTTGACGATAATGCCCCTGATGTTGGCCCCTCATGTTGCATCCAATAACTctttacttcccatctttgttTAAAGTGCAGGGGAATGACCATGCAAGTTtctgacaataatggcggccggcGCCTGATGTTTCGTTCCAAGAACCGTTTACTTCCCATCTATACtgccggaaagccagggaccaaagacAGGCAGGCCATTCTGATGAGCTCGTCATCGTTacgattttcattttttttttcattcgattttctgccaggattcgatcccgcgacctttgggtgagcagtcgagcaccataaccattagatcaccgtggcgggtgctcATTTACAAAGTTTTCAATTTGATCAagatgcgtctttttgccgcggaatgcaccgttttcttttttgcgttaTACATACGTCGGTGTATGACGCCCGTGCACtcccttcttcatatttagtggaccagtaatGAGTATTGGGGTtcgcccaatttttgtggcacataggtttctgctacactctaagaaaaaaaaagagttctttGACTCCTTTCAgatagtcctgacttgccacgcgtacgactctctttaaagaggcacgtcatcTCTCTTTAGAGATCATTGTACTCTCGACGTAGAGTCGTGTGACCTACGGGAGAgttcacgtgcctctttaaagagagtaatatacatggcaagtcaggactctccgaaaggatTTACGCATACTCTTTTAtggatagcagttatatggacactctcggctggtttttgccgtcggcgtcgccgtcatgtcccgtaaatatatagtatgtatgtatgtatgtatgtatgtatgtatgtatgtatgtatgtatgtatgtatgtatgtatgtatgtatgtatgtatgtatgtatgtatgtatgtaaaagccataaagaaaaataatgtagAAAATACTTTTCGACGCGCGGAATCCAagagcgacctctcgctccgcagcgcacagggttagacggctaggcacgaagactaccgtctttcagcatggtAACGGCGAGCTagttatatataccatttacttgggcgagatggcgcgaagtgccgcgaggggcacgctttaaaggtcgtcgctccgcTTGTTGCGATGTGCGCGCGCGCTTACTGCCACGCGAGAGGCGCGAGGTACGTTTTgccctacaaggcgtggtcgcctgcgtgcgcgcttattTCGTGACGGGTGGTTTCTATGTCTTGTGCGTTCACCGCGACGTCCGCGccaaagttacagagcgtacgaaggtcacttcgctcgctgcagcggccgcgttcgcgaAAGAAGCCcgatgttcaaacagaaagaagtaacaactgttacagctgttagttcgcgctgctcctgtgtatacctgtgggtttgtttcgtgcctccttctttatgtttgagtagcgtgctttaagtgtcgagctgtgacacttgatagtacgcgatcgtcctgtgtgtgttcttttcgtgcgtcatatGCGTTTGAGCGACGCGGTGGAAATTTTGGGCTGCTTTCCGCtcttcacgttacattccaatttgttgctatcgcattcactgagccgccgttgcggcgaaactgtgacttttttaaacacgacagtgttttatgtcggggtccaccaagactttcatgacgtccgcggtccgcgacgataggtgacAGGCGCTcgaaccactgcgccacggtaacACATACAGTAGGTGCcaagaacgcgccttttatctctcaggCTTTCCTAttagtgctcttggttcgcggggtggtgtcgccgtctgggaacGGTAGAGTGAAGTAACGCATGgcctcgattagctccggcaatgcgTCGTTGCACCGTTGCTACCGCCGTCCGATTGGGCGCGTTTCCAAAGGAAGCGtgattttgtcaacgctttacaccgcgaggtggcggatttagcccaagcctcgctcataacatccatccatattaaagaatagctctgcaacgctctcctggctgtcacaccgcgttcccggcTCGAACAGAAAGGAATCACGCAGACTAGAAGGGAGAGACGACAcgcgtcgcgtttcccgtcgcgtttctagcccggtcgtggtgtgatctttctcttaactctttaacattccacgggatggcgaccttagcccaagctgaGTAAAAAAGCTCAGAGTCCAATAACCGACTGTCTTCTTGCTGTCACactgctttctctgattacgctgtccccgtgcgaatggaacggccttagcaacactagcaacggcgcgttgccggcgccaatttcggaggccacgagtaatgccTCATgtcactaacgagcaccgactgcgagcgtttcggtagtctcagcgcggcggacgctttcgctgcaatattgtagaaaattccatggtcggtgaaatgcgacgtcctcggtgattcgattcggtgacgacgcagttacgcgatCCGCCCTTCGCGTCAGCGTGCGACGCttcctcgccagcgtagggccgcttccaaatggGCTAACGGTGCTTCTCCGCCGTctacagcttcgagtgcactgacaccgactactagggagcgcacaccttgccatttctctcctcaaatggcgacgctttgaatgagtgcatgcCGAGTTAGTGTTTGTTATGTATATGGTGAAGCCAtgtttgtgcgggattcaccatatgctgtgtccaggtgcatGTGAAGCACtatagctaccacaaaggtttaatcttgttcatggacgttagtcgtcaggatggagatgagCCACCAGGCGTAGCTGCCAATGAGTGACCGGCAGCTACAGTCAATGGCtgactatagctgccaaacactaacagacattgtacaacccAGTCAAAAAAAGTTAATGGGTCCAATTGGTCATACCAGTTTCTAGCAATTGGTCCCAAATGGGATTAATTGGAAACCAACTGGAATGCCGCACTCCAATAGGAAAGACCAATTGGACCTCACAGTTCCAATTGGTCATTCCAGTTGGTCCACTTTTTGCCATTTGGTCTCCCAATTGGAATGCTTGTTGATCCAATTGGTTGCACACATTCCAATTGGAAAACAATTGGAACAGAGCATTCCAATTGGCCTCCCAATTGGAATGCTTGTTGGTCCAATTGGTTGTACAACTCCATTGGGTAGACCTATTGGACGTTTTTCTTCCGATTAAATTTGTTTGATATATATAAAACTTGGCATTTGTTATTAAAATGGCAACTTAAATCGCTATAGGTCGGGGCAGAATTCCAGGCTCAATGAGTCGTCTAATAATTTTTATCTATTCCATTCAATTGTGCCATGTATGCACATTCTGAATTGAAACCTTCATCAGGCTGTGCCCCAAGTTGCAGTTTTAGGCCATTTATGTTCCTTACAAGCTACTTTTTTTTCTAGATTGTGGTATTTATTATAAGGTACATCCTAACTTAAAACAGTGGGACAGTAATAGCTATTAACAGCGTTTTGAATATGGTGCAATTAAAAATGCGGCTAGCTCTGCTGGTTTGTGTGACCTACAGCTGTGCTCGTAAAAGCTGTACCTTCAGTCTCCTGCAGAGCAAATGCCTGGACGAAATAGGCCCATTGCTACAAGCAAGCCTCATCGCttgttttaattatttattttcttgAGTATTTTGTGTAGACATAGCAATGCTCACTCACATGGATATGAGATTAACGATTCCTGTTAGTGCACAAAGGGTGTAGTGCAAATGGAGTGTAAAAATCTGGCAGGTCCCACGCATGTGGGAATCAGTCGTGTGAAGCAGTAAGCATGCGTCAGCCAATGCCGGATTTTCTGCTTTGAGCCttaagcgttatgaggtggatcgatgtctttgtgtgaATTAGTAGCTCTGCGCatatcgtggacttaccaggcatgtcgagtACACTGGCGCCTGAAGGGTAGCTTATGGCCCGACATAACTTTGGTGCTCACATTGCAACTACATGTCAGTTtcatcgccacgaagtgcacACTATGGAGCAATGATGTGCATATCTACAGACAAGTGCAAACGCTTGATATAGCTAGCAGTTATAAGTGCACATATGTAAAATTAATCCAGTGATATAATAAATAGGATAGGCCAACTCTGCAACCACAATTAGATTTGTCCTGACAGAAGGATTGTACAGGGTATTTTTCCAAGCAGTTTGAAGCAGCGACTCTGTGGAAACTGCCATGCAGATGCCAGTGTTTTGATTCCGGCTAGAGCCATGATTCTTGTTCTTCGATGCCATCTGGATAATTCACCTATCAATGAAACGGGCTCATTCACGCTGttcgttaagatttccaaagtctgggATGATATAGACTATGAACCACTTATAGCACTTAACCGCATAccatgggtatgtgccacacgactggtggaaaggatttcatgatgcATGCCACAGGGAAGTTGCGTTAAGTCATGGCCTGCAGattgtgttcatcatacattgAAGTGCTCCTGTGCCgattttgatatataccaagagaCAACCACGAGAAcacagacgtaagcggctagatag
This window of the Rhipicephalus sanguineus isolate Rsan-2018 chromosome 2, BIME_Rsan_1.4, whole genome shotgun sequence genome carries:
- the LOC119382111 gene encoding membrane metallo-endopeptidase-like 1, yielding MSPSSWPPYGYDQIASTAMAEIMIKWIRSFAEFLDQAASTSDVGKKPQALFEACVADRSTDFSDVKRFRGFLSELNLSWPEQPPVVPSALGVLIDLALNWHDTFWLTLRVDAGNDSQTEKRRRKRLLITPGSEDTLAFFARNHFHVLKHNAYMDYWKMHFKALYGNQTIPLTEKDIFESCSLQTMVVNLLLDAMKRKTKVPLLIPLSRIGDYTGRLNSSLWLDQLNSHANERFSFTSEDEAFVEDHYYLEAIGELFTKYDDEVLLRQMSWEFVQTHIVVLDKAPLEIALWGEVHAARYIPLYCAMYVEDVYRPLLAYLYSTSRLTYRDRLLVNTGLESVVRQVTRKVKTSWFSEPSKATALQKYTSMRFRLWPPDLPQEEVERFYRCFPNSGRSFVQIWIEGHECMRRVPDTPFQESSRGMHSVISSRSFIYDYLSNSIDVAITTFSRPVYYSYGTRAMFYGGVGFLFASQIMKAQDPTGLYITANESVVEGSWMAPYDSDEFQNRVQCLGNGTEDYLVSHVAALEVAYSAFAAGDDIDYSRRPISRNLTEAQVFFLMLCHAMCHVARPVRDLSTDCNMLLKNSPHFSEAFHCARGSPMNPERKCGFFE